The proteins below come from a single Beutenbergia cavernae DSM 12333 genomic window:
- a CDS encoding carbohydrate ABC transporter permease has product MTAAAGAPTRPEPPFVTRVVTTSRVRHYVSRVLAVIGLALVVVLFGLPLAWLVTAPFDSTPSLAVQWPDWTLSNFSAIAENRYALGSFANSAIIGIGTCVVVIVLGALAAYALSRVRIPGRDGLLYALLLLSSIVTGTAAMVPTFQLVNSLGLIDTHLAVVLVVSGGTLPTVIFILKDFMDSIPKSYEESARLYGAKPWQILRDVVVPIARPGLAFVAVWTLVQVWGNFLVPYLLLRTTAKQPAAVLMYTFYTESGQADLRLLSAFSLVFSIPIIAMYFLVNRRYGFRFHGGIKN; this is encoded by the coding sequence ATGACCGCCGCCGCCGGCGCACCGACCCGCCCCGAGCCGCCGTTCGTCACGCGCGTCGTGACGACGTCGCGGGTGCGCCACTACGTCTCCCGCGTGCTCGCCGTCATCGGCCTCGCGCTCGTGGTCGTGCTGTTCGGCCTGCCGCTCGCGTGGCTCGTGACGGCGCCGTTCGACTCGACTCCCAGCCTTGCCGTGCAGTGGCCCGACTGGACCCTGTCGAACTTCTCGGCCATCGCCGAGAACCGGTACGCGCTCGGGTCGTTCGCGAACTCGGCGATCATCGGGATCGGGACGTGCGTCGTCGTCATCGTGCTGGGCGCCCTGGCCGCCTACGCCCTCTCCCGCGTGCGCATCCCCGGCCGCGACGGCCTGCTGTACGCACTGCTGCTGCTCTCGTCGATCGTCACCGGGACGGCGGCCATGGTGCCGACGTTCCAGCTGGTCAACTCGCTCGGTCTCATCGACACCCACCTCGCGGTGGTGCTCGTGGTGTCCGGCGGGACGCTGCCCACAGTGATCTTCATCCTCAAGGACTTCATGGACTCGATCCCGAAGTCGTACGAGGAGTCGGCCCGCCTGTACGGCGCCAAGCCGTGGCAGATCCTGCGCGACGTCGTCGTGCCGATTGCCCGGCCCGGGCTCGCGTTCGTGGCCGTGTGGACGCTCGTGCAGGTGTGGGGGAACTTCCTCGTCCCGTACCTGCTGCTGCGCACGACGGCGAAGCAGCCCGCGGCGGTGCTGATGTACACGTTCTACACGGAGTCCGGGCAGGCGGACCTGCGCCTGCTGTCCGCGTTCTCGCTCGTGTTCTCGATCCCGATCATCGCCATGTACTTCCTCGTCAACCGCCGGTACGGCTTCCGCTTCCACGGAGGGATCAAGAACTGA
- a CDS encoding ABC transporter ATP-binding protein, translating into MAAITTHALVKEYPGGVRGVDGVDVTIDDGEFFALLGPSGCGKTTLLRSIAGLETVTEGQLLIGDRDVTTTEPGQRGVAMVFQDYALFPHMDVADNIAYPLKIRREPRARRRGVATEVGDGLSLTGLMERRPAQLSGGQQQRVALARAVATRPDVLLLDEPLSNLDARLRLEARTFLKELQRDLGVTTVFVTHDQAEALALADRIAIMRAGRLEQVGTPRDVFARPATTFVAGFIGSTPMNLVTTRVAGGRIAIGDQSAPLPASAAGVAADGADVVWGARPEYLTWSPAQVPDGLAAEVSVVENLGASVLVTVHVGEHRLQLVVGEDDEPAPGGTGWIVPTARRTLLFDADSGSRLDASAAGSLDAVPA; encoded by the coding sequence ATGGCCGCGATCACCACCCACGCGCTGGTCAAGGAGTACCCGGGCGGTGTCCGGGGCGTCGACGGCGTCGACGTGACGATCGACGACGGCGAGTTCTTCGCGCTCCTCGGACCGTCCGGCTGCGGCAAGACGACGCTGCTGCGCTCGATCGCGGGCCTCGAGACCGTCACCGAGGGTCAGCTGCTCATCGGCGACCGGGACGTCACGACCACCGAGCCGGGCCAGCGCGGCGTGGCGATGGTGTTCCAGGACTACGCCCTGTTCCCGCACATGGACGTCGCCGACAACATCGCGTACCCGCTCAAGATCCGGCGCGAGCCGCGGGCCCGACGGCGTGGCGTGGCGACCGAGGTGGGCGACGGCCTCTCCCTCACCGGGCTCATGGAGCGCCGTCCCGCCCAGCTCTCCGGCGGCCAGCAGCAGCGCGTGGCTCTCGCCCGGGCGGTCGCGACCCGCCCTGACGTCCTCCTGCTCGACGAACCGCTGTCGAACCTGGACGCCCGGCTGCGGCTCGAGGCGCGCACGTTCCTCAAGGAGCTGCAGCGCGACCTCGGGGTGACGACGGTCTTCGTGACGCACGACCAGGCGGAGGCGCTCGCGCTCGCCGACCGCATCGCCATCATGCGCGCCGGGCGGCTCGAGCAGGTCGGGACCCCGCGTGACGTGTTCGCGCGCCCGGCGACGACGTTCGTCGCGGGATTCATCGGGTCCACGCCGATGAACCTCGTCACCACGCGGGTCGCCGGCGGGCGCATCGCGATCGGCGACCAGAGCGCGCCCCTGCCCGCGAGCGCCGCGGGCGTCGCCGCCGACGGCGCGGACGTGGTGTGGGGCGCCCGGCCCGAGTACCTCACGTGGAGCCCGGCTCAGGTGCCCGACGGCCTCGCCGCCGAGGTGAGCGTCGTCGAGAACCTCGGTGCGTCCGTGCTCGTCACCGTCCATGTCGGCGAGCACCGGCTGCAGCTCGTGGTCGGGGAGGACGACGAACCGGCACCCGGCGGCACCGGCTGGATCGTGCCGACCGCGCGACGGACGTTGCTGTTCGACGCCGACAGCGGGTCGCGCCTGGACGCGAGCGCCGCCGGTTCGCTCGACGCGGTCCCCGCGTGA
- a CDS encoding CehA/McbA family metallohydrolase: MTRVHRLHLTPADQAAQRYLPVPFEVPAGADSLEVRLAYDTSAGVVDLGCEGADGWRGWSGGARARFAITPDAATPGYVPGRPEAGEWAVVLGLHKIPADGLDVVVEIDVPASGPVEETVLAPVADTPRGSSRGLPAPAGLTWFAGDFHAHTLHSDGSESIDQLAARGVASGLDFLAVTDHNTVSHHAHLPGVGARHGISLVPGQEVTTARGHANAFGDIGWIDFRRPGQDWVDDVAARGGVLSINHPVDGDCAWLHPLERLPVALELWHISWYRDLAASFPWAFWARWGELAGQGVTPIGGSDFHSPGAWTVGIPTTWVLAEDASPEAILAGVANGRTAIGVGARVTEAGPVVDPLRTPLLLRPDGSRGADGELLALGADGAALVDVDGRRTILHGDAVSVPASWGRGPFHLADADRRILALSP, from the coding sequence GTGACCCGCGTCCACCGGCTCCACCTCACGCCCGCCGACCAGGCGGCTCAGCGGTACCTGCCGGTGCCGTTCGAGGTGCCGGCAGGAGCCGACTCGCTCGAGGTGCGCCTCGCCTACGACACGAGCGCGGGCGTCGTCGACCTCGGCTGCGAGGGCGCCGACGGGTGGCGCGGCTGGTCCGGCGGCGCGCGCGCCCGGTTCGCGATCACGCCCGACGCCGCGACGCCCGGCTACGTGCCGGGGCGGCCGGAGGCGGGCGAGTGGGCGGTGGTGCTCGGCCTGCACAAGATCCCCGCGGACGGGCTCGACGTCGTCGTCGAGATCGACGTGCCTGCCTCGGGGCCGGTGGAGGAGACGGTGCTCGCACCCGTGGCGGACACCCCCCGCGGCTCGTCGCGCGGGCTCCCGGCGCCCGCGGGGCTCACGTGGTTCGCCGGCGACTTCCACGCGCACACGCTGCACTCCGACGGCTCGGAGAGCATCGACCAGCTCGCCGCCCGCGGCGTCGCGTCCGGGCTCGACTTCCTCGCCGTCACCGACCACAACACCGTGAGCCACCATGCGCACCTTCCCGGCGTCGGCGCGCGGCACGGCATCTCGCTCGTGCCCGGGCAGGAGGTGACGACGGCGCGCGGCCACGCGAACGCGTTCGGCGACATCGGCTGGATCGACTTCCGGCGGCCCGGCCAGGACTGGGTGGACGACGTCGCCGCACGCGGCGGTGTGCTGTCGATCAACCATCCCGTGGACGGCGACTGCGCCTGGCTCCATCCGCTCGAACGGCTGCCCGTCGCGCTGGAGCTGTGGCACATCTCCTGGTACCGGGACCTCGCGGCGTCGTTCCCGTGGGCGTTCTGGGCGCGCTGGGGCGAGCTGGCCGGTCAGGGCGTGACGCCGATCGGCGGGAGCGACTTCCACTCCCCCGGCGCCTGGACCGTCGGGATCCCGACCACGTGGGTGCTCGCGGAGGACGCGTCACCGGAGGCGATCCTCGCGGGGGTGGCCAACGGCCGGACGGCGATCGGCGTCGGCGCCCGCGTGACCGAGGCGGGGCCGGTCGTGGACCCGCTGCGCACCCCGCTGCTGCTGCGGCCTGACGGCTCGCGCGGCGCCGACGGCGAGCTCCTCGCGTTGGGCGCCGACGGCGCCGCTCTCGTCGACGTCGACGGTCGCCGCACGATCCTGCACGGCGACGCGGTGAGCGTGCCCGCATCGTGGGGCCGTGGCCCGTTCCACCTGGCCGACGCCGACCGCCGGATCCTCGCGCTCAGCCCGTGA
- a CDS encoding serine hydrolase domain-containing protein, which yields MTWDGAGVRAALRDAGYAPDDAVAVAVTRRGRLGVHAQGRTSAGSAFTADTVTYAASLAKQVTAAGVALLVRDGVLDTRDRLARWIPTLPGWADSVRLDHLLHHTAALPGDAELVARVPELRTRWTTPGVLAALAGVRDLEREPGAEHAYNNAGYVCLAEVVERASGEPFTTFAARRLLEPTGMASSRFWAGPRKEPPGLAPSDSPSSEPGATSWLSLGDGGLWTTAGDLARWNVALLRDDLGIARIVEQTGRLDDGTALPAAWGFSVRDRGGELVHTAGGNVPGVTGTVRRVPGHDVSLTVLTRTDGVERVLAATEALLDLALTAER from the coding sequence GTGACCTGGGACGGCGCGGGCGTGCGCGCTGCACTGCGCGACGCCGGGTACGCGCCCGACGACGCCGTCGCGGTCGCCGTGACGCGCCGCGGGCGTCTGGGCGTGCACGCGCAGGGACGCACCAGCGCCGGCAGCGCCTTCACCGCGGACACGGTGACCTACGCCGCGTCGCTGGCGAAGCAGGTGACGGCCGCCGGCGTGGCGCTGCTCGTGCGCGACGGCGTCCTCGACACCCGCGACCGCCTCGCCCGGTGGATCCCGACGCTGCCCGGGTGGGCGGACTCGGTGCGCCTGGACCACCTCCTCCACCACACCGCAGCACTTCCCGGCGACGCCGAGCTCGTCGCACGCGTCCCGGAGCTGCGCACCCGATGGACGACGCCCGGTGTCCTGGCGGCGCTCGCCGGCGTGCGGGACCTGGAGCGTGAACCGGGAGCCGAGCACGCCTACAACAACGCGGGCTACGTGTGCCTCGCCGAGGTGGTCGAACGGGCGAGCGGCGAGCCGTTCACCACGTTCGCCGCGCGCCGGCTCCTCGAGCCGACGGGCATGGCGAGCTCCCGGTTCTGGGCCGGTCCGCGGAAGGAGCCGCCCGGTCTCGCGCCGTCGGACAGCCCGTCGTCCGAGCCCGGGGCCACGTCGTGGCTCTCCCTGGGCGACGGGGGCCTGTGGACGACGGCGGGCGACCTGGCGCGCTGGAACGTCGCGCTCCTGCGCGACGACCTGGGGATCGCCCGGATCGTCGAGCAGACCGGACGTCTCGACGACGGGACTGCCCTCCCGGCGGCGTGGGGCTTCTCGGTCCGGGACCGCGGCGGCGAGCTGGTCCACACCGCGGGCGGGAACGTCCCGGGCGTGACGGGCACCGTTCGACGCGTGCCCGGCCACGACGTCAGCCTGACGGTCCTCACGCGGACCGACGGCGTCGAGCGCGTCCTCGCGGCGACCGAGGCCCTCCTGGACCTCGCCCTGACCGCGGAGCGCTGA
- the ndk gene encoding nucleoside-diphosphate kinase, translating into MTTQRTLVLIKPDGVARSLVGEILGRIEAKGYELSRLELRTADGALLEQHYAEHVGKPFYAPLVEFMGSGPLVAAVVSGHRVIEGLRALCGATDPTTAAPGSIRGDLARDWGLNVQQNLIHASDAPESAEREIALWFPGL; encoded by the coding sequence GTGACTACCCAGCGCACCCTCGTCCTCATCAAGCCCGACGGCGTCGCGCGTTCGCTCGTCGGCGAGATCCTCGGCCGCATCGAGGCGAAGGGCTACGAGCTCAGCCGACTCGAGCTGCGCACCGCCGACGGCGCGCTGCTCGAGCAGCACTACGCGGAGCACGTCGGCAAGCCGTTCTACGCACCCCTCGTGGAGTTCATGGGCTCCGGGCCGCTCGTGGCCGCCGTGGTCTCCGGGCACCGTGTGATCGAGGGACTGCGCGCGCTGTGCGGCGCCACGGACCCGACGACGGCGGCGCCCGGCTCCATCCGCGGCGACCTCGCCCGCGACTGGGGCCTGAACGTCCAGCAGAACCTCATCCACGCGTCCGACGCCCCGGAGTCCGCCGAGCGCGAGATCGCCCTCTGGTTCCCCGGGCTCTGA
- a CDS encoding DUF4233 domain-containing protein, whose amino-acid sequence MSDEPAETPSAAPPGPPAAPRRQRPARILFCSTVLTLEALVVGFAAIAAYGLRLADGATITAITVTAVAGCLIATATLRSGFGYWLGSAVQVGLIVSGIWLGVMYAIGGVFALIWILSLRLGGRIDRERAERAAAAR is encoded by the coding sequence GTGAGTGACGAGCCCGCCGAGACGCCGTCGGCAGCCCCGCCCGGGCCGCCGGCGGCGCCTCGCCGCCAGCGCCCCGCGCGCATCCTGTTCTGCTCGACCGTCCTGACCCTCGAGGCGCTCGTCGTCGGGTTCGCCGCGATCGCCGCGTACGGGCTGCGCCTGGCCGACGGAGCGACGATCACCGCGATCACCGTGACCGCGGTCGCCGGCTGCCTCATCGCGACAGCCACGCTGCGGTCCGGCTTCGGATACTGGTTGGGCAGCGCGGTGCAGGTCGGGCTCATCGTCTCCGGCATCTGGCTGGGCGTCATGTACGCGATCGGCGGGGTCTTCGCGCTCATCTGGATCCTCAGCCTCCGGCTGGGCGGCCGGATCGACCGGGAGCGTGCCGAGCGGGCAGCCGCCGCCCGGTAG
- a CDS encoding MDR family MFS transporter → MSHTAPAPTGKPLIVLNQRTIWVIFGALMASMFLSSLDQSIVGTAMPTIVGELHGVEHQGWVVTAYILAVAIVMPLYGKFGDMWGRRWPFLVAITLFTVASAGAGFANSFPELVAWRGIQGLGGGGLMILSQAIIADIVPAKDRGKYMGPMGALFGIAAVVGPLLGGWFTEGPGWRWAFWINVPIGIAAFAVAWVALKLPSHRAGKKIDVAGIFFMVVATSGIVLVTSWESLTSQRGYDWSDPWLIGLVAAVIVSIAGFIIAENRAEEPLLPLKLFKNRTFTIATLIGLVLGMGMFSALAFLPTFLQMSTGAGVTESGWLMLPMMAGVMLTAIGSGIAITKTGKYKMFPVVGLAITVAGMVWLTRITGDMSMLLFGAMIFVLGAGMGLVMQTIVLAVQNSVDPHEIGTATSANNFFREIGAAVGVALFSTIFTSRLTDNLGEVFADLPPGTVPEGADGASLTPDVVKALPEPIHTGVVDAFTDALAPSFWYLIPLVVLGFVLALFLREIKLSDTAGMVARGEAVVEGDELDVVAGDAGRSGEPGDGDPLAEREPARQ, encoded by the coding sequence ATGTCCCACACCGCTCCCGCGCCCACGGGGAAACCACTGATCGTGCTCAACCAGCGCACGATCTGGGTGATCTTCGGCGCCCTCATGGCGAGCATGTTCCTGTCCTCGCTCGACCAGTCGATCGTCGGCACGGCGATGCCGACGATCGTGGGCGAGCTGCACGGCGTCGAGCACCAGGGCTGGGTCGTGACCGCCTACATCCTGGCCGTCGCCATCGTCATGCCGCTGTACGGCAAGTTCGGTGACATGTGGGGCCGGCGGTGGCCGTTCCTCGTCGCGATCACGCTGTTCACCGTCGCCTCGGCGGGCGCCGGCTTCGCGAACTCCTTCCCGGAGCTCGTGGCGTGGCGCGGCATCCAGGGCCTCGGCGGCGGCGGACTCATGATCCTGTCGCAGGCGATCATCGCCGACATCGTGCCCGCCAAGGACCGCGGCAAGTACATGGGTCCGATGGGTGCGCTGTTCGGGATCGCAGCCGTGGTCGGACCGCTGCTGGGCGGCTGGTTCACCGAAGGGCCCGGCTGGCGCTGGGCGTTCTGGATCAACGTCCCGATCGGGATCGCCGCGTTCGCCGTCGCCTGGGTCGCGCTCAAGCTGCCGTCGCACCGGGCAGGCAAGAAGATCGACGTCGCCGGCATCTTCTTCATGGTCGTGGCGACGTCCGGGATCGTCCTCGTGACCAGCTGGGAGTCCCTGACGTCGCAGCGCGGCTACGACTGGAGCGACCCGTGGCTCATCGGGCTCGTCGCTGCGGTGATCGTCTCGATCGCCGGCTTCATCATCGCGGAGAACCGGGCAGAGGAGCCGCTCCTGCCGCTGAAGCTGTTCAAGAACCGCACGTTCACGATCGCCACGCTCATCGGCCTCGTGCTCGGCATGGGCATGTTCTCGGCGCTGGCGTTCCTCCCGACGTTCCTGCAGATGTCCACCGGCGCCGGTGTCACCGAGTCCGGATGGCTCATGCTGCCGATGATGGCGGGCGTCATGCTCACGGCCATCGGCTCCGGTATCGCGATCACGAAGACCGGGAAGTACAAGATGTTCCCGGTCGTCGGACTCGCGATCACCGTCGCGGGCATGGTCTGGCTGACCCGGATCACCGGCGACATGTCGATGCTCCTGTTCGGCGCCATGATCTTCGTGCTCGGCGCCGGCATGGGTCTCGTGATGCAGACGATCGTGCTCGCCGTGCAGAACTCCGTCGACCCGCACGAGATCGGCACAGCGACCAGCGCGAACAACTTCTTCCGCGAGATCGGGGCGGCGGTCGGCGTCGCGCTGTTCAGCACGATCTTCACGTCGCGGCTGACGGACAACCTCGGGGAGGTCTTCGCCGACCTCCCGCCCGGGACCGTGCCCGAGGGCGCCGACGGTGCGTCGCTGACCCCGGACGTCGTGAAGGCCCTGCCGGAGCCGATCCACACCGGCGTCGTCGACGCGTTCACCGACGCTCTCGCACCCTCGTTCTGGTACCTCATCCCGCTCGTCGTGCTCGGCTTCGTGCTGGCGCTGTTCCTGCGGGAGATCAAGCTCTCCGACACCGCGGGGATGGTGGCCCGCGGCGAGGCGGTCGTGGAGGGCGACGAGCTCGACGTCGTGGCCGGCGACGCGGGGCGGTCCGGTGAGCCGGGAGACGGCGACCCGCTCGCGGAACGCGAGCCCGCGCGTCAGTAG
- a CDS encoding TetR/AcrR family transcriptional regulator: protein METTEEPGLRARQKRERRRQLVDAARRLVRERGLDQVTVDDICAEVGISPRTFFNYFEVKEDAVLDADAWDVTNPAVQEFARGGPTGVLWDDAVALVRGVFSDPDIQSVTSVLELAHSDPRLLARHLYWMDRGHTQFEELAARRAGRDAPDDTDRAITVLVIALIHLTFRSWKDADFAGDPATYVTDVAAAIRAVAV, encoded by the coding sequence ATGGAGACGACCGAGGAGCCAGGGCTGCGCGCGCGCCAGAAGCGCGAGCGCCGCCGTCAGCTCGTCGACGCTGCCCGGCGACTCGTGCGGGAACGCGGGCTCGACCAGGTCACGGTGGACGACATCTGCGCCGAGGTCGGGATCTCTCCCCGCACGTTCTTCAACTACTTCGAGGTCAAGGAGGACGCCGTCCTCGACGCGGACGCGTGGGACGTCACGAACCCTGCCGTGCAGGAGTTCGCCCGCGGCGGCCCCACGGGGGTCCTGTGGGACGACGCCGTCGCCCTCGTCCGCGGCGTGTTCAGCGACCCGGACATCCAGAGCGTCACGTCCGTGCTCGAGCTCGCGCACTCCGACCCCCGGCTCCTGGCGCGCCACCTGTACTGGATGGATCGCGGCCACACCCAGTTCGAGGAGCTCGCCGCGCGCCGGGCAGGCCGCGACGCGCCGGACGACACCGACCGGGCGATCACCGTCCTCGTCATCGCCCTCATCCACCTGACGTTCCGCTCCTGGAAGGACGCCGACTTCGCCGGCGATCCTGCGACCTACGTGACCGACGTCGCCGCGGCGATCCGCGCCGTCGCCGTCTGA